From a single Brassica oleracea var. oleracea cultivar TO1000 chromosome C5, BOL, whole genome shotgun sequence genomic region:
- the LOC106293473 gene encoding pentatricopeptide repeat-containing protein At1g31430: protein MGSVQAPSSSAETKSFTKVLALFGELRGRGSSPDNFTLPVVLKSIGRLRNVTEGEKLHGYAVKAGLKFDSYVCNSLMGMYAALGKMEITHKLFDETPERDVVSWNGLISSYAGHGSFDDAITVFKRMSKESNLKPDESTIVSTLSACSALKNLEVGEGIHSYVVVTEFEMSVKIGNALVDMFCKCGCLDKARAVFDSMRNRNVNCWTSLVTGYVGNGRIDEGRELFERSPVKDVVLWTAMMNGYVQFNRFDEALELFRCMQTDGNRPDNFVLVSLLKGCAQTGALEQGKWIHGYIDENRVTVDRVVGTALVDMYAKCGCIESALEVFYETKERDTASWTSLIYGLTMNGMSGRAMDLYYEMESVGVRLDDITFVAVLTACNHCGFVEEGRRVFYSMTKVHKIQPKAEHYSCLIDLLSRAGLLEEAEEVIDEMRNESDESLVPLYCSLLSAARNYGHLELAERVAEKLEKVEVSDSSAHTMLASVYASANKWEDVTSVRRKMKDLGITKFPGCSSVEIDGIQIELQ, encoded by the coding sequence ATGGGTTCGGTACAAGCCCCATCATCTTCAGCCGAGACCAAAAGCTTCACGAAAGTTTTGGCTTTGTTCGGTGAATTGCGAGGACGAGGCTCGTCTCCGGATAATTTCACCTTACCCGTTGTTCTGAAATCAATCGGACGTTTGAGGAATGTTACAGAAGGTGAGAAACTCCATGGCTACGCTGTGAAAGCTGGGCTTAAGTTCGATTCTTACGTATGTAATTCACTCATGGGAATGTACGCTGCACTGGGTAAGATGGAGATCACTCATAAACTGTTCGACGAAACGCCTGAACGAGATGTTGTTTCTTGGAACGGGTTGATTTCTAGTTACGCTGGACACGGGAGCTTTGATGACGCCATTACTGTTTTCAAACGGATGAGTAAAGAGAGTAACTTGAAGCCTGATGAAAGTACGATTGTGAGCACTCTCTCAGCTTGTTCTGCTTTGAAGAATCTGGAGGTCGGTGAAGGTATCCACAGCTATGTTGTTGTCACAGAGTTTGAAATGAGTGTTAAGATTGGGAACGCGTTGGTGGATATGTTCTGTAAATGCGGGTGTCTCGATAAGGCTAGAGCGGTTTTCGACTCGATGAGAAACAGAAATGTCAACTGTTGGACTAGCTTGGTTACTGGGTATGTTGGTAACGGTAGGATTGACGAGGGTAGAGAGTTGTTTGAGAGAAGTCCCGTGAAAGATGTTGTTTTGTGGACAGCTATGATGAATGGGTATGTACAGTTTAACCGGTTTGACGAGGCGTTGGAACTGTTCAGGTGCATGCAAACCGATGGTAATAGGCCTGATAACTTCGTGCTAGTCTCTCTCTTGAAAGGCTGTGCGCAAACGGGGGCACTAGAGCAAGGGAAGTGGATCCATGGGTACATAGATGAGAACAGAGTTACGGTGGATAGAGTAGTTGGTACTGCTCTTGTGGACATGTACGCAAAATGTGGGTGCATAGAGTCAGCTCTGGAGGTTTTCTATGAGACGAAGGAGAGAGACACTGCTTCTTGGACATCGCTTATCTACGGCCTTACCATGAACGGGATGTCAGGGAGAGCGATGGACTTGTATTACGAGATGGAGAGCGTTGGTGTCAGGTTGGATGATATAACCTTTGTAGCGGTTTTAACAGCTTGTAATCACTGTGGATTTGTAGAAGAAGGACGTAGGGTTTTTTACTCGATGACCAAAGTACATAAGATACAGCCTAAAGCAGAGCATTACAGCTGTCTGATTGACCTACTGTCCAGAGCTGGCTTGTTAGAAGAAGCAGAGGAAGTGATAGATGAGATGAGAAATGAAAGCGATGAAAGTCTAGTTCCTTTGTACTGTTCTCTGCTAAGCGCTGCTCGGAACTATGGGCATTTAGAGTTAGCTGAACGGGTAGCGGAGAAGCTCGAGAAAGTGGAAGTTAGTGATTCAAGTGCACACACTATGCTTGCGAGTGTGTATGCATCTGCCAATAAATGGGAAGATGTGACGAGTGTGAGAAGGAAAATGAAAGATTTGGGAATCACAAAGTTTCCTGGATGCAGTTCTGTCGAGATTGATGGTATTCAAATTGAGCTTCAGTAA
- the LOC106294343 gene encoding uncharacterized protein LOC106294343 produces MLEVDSQQQNESYQRLRTLVEAERSYHRNALDILDQLHSKMVAEEEATESSPKSLPLYLEDAVSHPQEETNSNHRGEIKSIHIEDTECSHQEVTKLNSKNETKSSSPQEEYIFPLNNSKQRKSSIQQSCWCLIKQRSGGWDRLVGRRIQGQSSLHTWRNKGKLLQAK; encoded by the exons ATGTTAGAAGTCGACAGTCAGCAGCAGAACGAATCTTATCAGCGCCTCCGTACTCTG GTTGAAGCTGAGAGATCATATCATCGTAATGCTCTTGATATCCTCGATCAGTTACATTCCAAG ATGGTTGCTGAGGAAGAAGCTACAGAATCATCACCAAAGTCACTACCTCTATATTTAGAGGATGCTGTATCTCATCCCCAAGAAGAAACCAATTCCAACCACAGGGGAGAGATCAAATCTATTCACATAGAGGACACCGAGTGTAGTCACCAAGAAGTAACCAAACTCAATTCCAAGAACGAAACCAAGTCTTCTAGTCCACAAGAAGAGTACATCTTCCCTTTAAACAATTCAAAACAGAGAAAGTCCTCGATCCAACAATCTTGTTGGTGTTTAATAAAACAAAGATCAGGTGGCTGGGACAGGCTGGTCGGAAGGAGAATACAAGGGCAAAGCAGTCTGCATACGTGGAGAAACAAGGGAAAGCTCCTGCAAGCAAAATAG